The following are from one region of the Rosistilla carotiformis genome:
- a CDS encoding PSD1 and planctomycete cytochrome C domain-containing protein, producing MNHRSHRSNSLRTVLHSLRWATMGFAILFVATEARAAEPRPISFNRDIRPILSDRCFACHGPDAETVAGGLRLDVREQAVAAAIVPGDAAASEVIARVLSEDDDLRMPPAALHKPLDESQIALLKRWIDEGAEYEVHWAYTPLRRPELPPLQDDNWGINAIDSWIAARRAEVGVEPSPAADPVTLVRRLALDLTGMPPTAAQAEQFVSAPSNEAYEQLIDQLLDSPRFGERMAIYWLDLVRYADTVGYHGDQDVSMSPYRDYVINAFNRNLPYDQFVREQLAGDLLPNPTLDQIVASGYNRLNQTTEEGGAQPKEYLAIYFADRVRNVSQVFMGATVGCAQCHDHKYDPYTAKDFYALGAFFADLEEQGKYGARQRPPQIPVPTAEESQQLAALDQQIDGVQQDLAKLQSSLLAGQAEWEAEALKTANEPKEVVEIWLDDQPPEATLSGDWNAVTGATDPVHSGEVAWKQVANNLTQHYFISAKQTITIRAKTRLFGWVYLDPETPPAAIMLQWNDGDWNHRAVWGSDSISYGRNNPKQISPAYRRQGKLPETGKWIRLEVDAADVGFKPGDVVNGMAFTQFDGTAYWDSAGTRITDALDANLVAALRTPAEERSDEQTKQLREHYLATHPAHIEQSAKVDRATAARDAFAKTITTTPISKSVTPRPIKILHRGNWMDESGEVVEPAIPEFLGALETEGRATRLDLANWMCEPENVSTARTMVNRLWYLMFGRGICTSVDDFGGQGTFPSHPELLDYLAVEFVESGWDIKQMLRMIARSATYRQSSKPSAALRAQDPYNDLFARQGRFRISAEMVRDTNLMISGLLVEKVGGPSSKPYQPAGYYAQLNFPRRTYVADDGPDQYRRGVYTHWQRTFLHPMLKAFDAPSREECTAIRSRSNTPLQALTLLNDPSFVEAARAFAARIMQEADGSVGDRIDWAYRQTVLRDADPFVVQELEKLYASHHKHFVAHADLAQQMVAHGAAATPEELDTAELAAWISVARVLLNLNETITRY from the coding sequence ATGAATCACCGCAGCCACCGCTCGAACTCTCTCCGAACCGTCCTGCACAGCCTGCGTTGGGCCACGATGGGCTTCGCAATTCTGTTCGTAGCGACGGAGGCTCGGGCGGCCGAACCGCGTCCGATCTCGTTCAATCGAGACATCCGACCGATCCTCTCCGATCGCTGCTTCGCCTGTCACGGTCCCGATGCCGAAACGGTCGCGGGCGGTCTACGATTGGATGTCCGCGAACAAGCCGTCGCGGCTGCGATCGTGCCAGGCGATGCGGCGGCGAGTGAAGTGATCGCCCGCGTTCTTTCGGAAGACGACGATCTCCGGATGCCGCCAGCTGCTTTGCACAAGCCGCTCGACGAATCGCAGATCGCGCTACTGAAGCGTTGGATCGATGAGGGAGCCGAATATGAAGTCCACTGGGCCTACACGCCACTGCGTCGCCCGGAACTTCCTCCGCTTCAGGACGACAACTGGGGCATCAACGCGATCGACAGCTGGATCGCTGCGCGTCGAGCGGAGGTTGGCGTGGAGCCGTCCCCTGCCGCTGATCCCGTGACATTGGTCCGCCGGCTCGCCTTGGACCTTACCGGCATGCCACCTACAGCGGCGCAAGCCGAACAGTTTGTTAGCGCTCCGTCGAACGAAGCGTATGAACAATTGATCGACCAGCTGCTCGATTCGCCTCGCTTTGGCGAACGGATGGCGATCTATTGGTTGGACTTGGTTCGCTACGCCGACACCGTCGGATACCACGGCGACCAAGATGTCTCGATGTCCCCCTATCGCGACTACGTCATCAACGCCTTCAACCGCAATCTCCCCTACGACCAATTTGTGCGGGAACAACTGGCGGGCGACCTGTTGCCCAATCCCACGCTCGATCAGATCGTTGCGTCGGGTTACAACCGCTTGAACCAAACGACGGAAGAGGGCGGCGCCCAGCCGAAAGAATACCTGGCGATCTACTTCGCCGACCGCGTCCGCAATGTGTCGCAGGTTTTCATGGGAGCAACGGTCGGATGCGCTCAGTGCCACGATCATAAATACGATCCCTACACCGCCAAAGACTTCTACGCGTTGGGGGCTTTTTTCGCCGACTTGGAAGAGCAAGGCAAATACGGCGCACGGCAACGTCCGCCGCAAATCCCAGTCCCTACCGCCGAAGAGAGCCAACAATTGGCGGCGTTGGATCAACAGATCGATGGCGTCCAACAAGACCTGGCGAAACTGCAAAGCTCACTTTTGGCGGGGCAAGCGGAGTGGGAAGCGGAGGCGTTGAAGACGGCGAACGAACCGAAAGAGGTTGTCGAAATTTGGCTCGACGATCAGCCGCCGGAAGCGACGTTGAGCGGCGATTGGAACGCGGTAACTGGTGCGACGGACCCCGTTCATTCGGGCGAGGTTGCGTGGAAGCAAGTTGCCAACAATCTGACGCAGCACTATTTCATCAGTGCCAAACAAACGATCACGATCCGGGCGAAGACGCGGTTGTTCGGATGGGTCTATCTGGATCCGGAAACTCCGCCCGCCGCGATCATGCTTCAATGGAACGATGGCGATTGGAACCACCGCGCCGTCTGGGGCAGCGACTCCATTTCCTACGGGCGCAACAATCCCAAACAGATTTCCCCCGCATACCGTCGCCAGGGGAAACTGCCTGAAACGGGGAAGTGGATCCGTTTGGAAGTCGATGCGGCCGACGTCGGATTCAAGCCGGGTGACGTCGTCAACGGCATGGCGTTTACTCAGTTCGACGGCACTGCGTATTGGGACTCCGCAGGGACGCGAATCACCGACGCGTTGGATGCTAACCTCGTCGCCGCGCTGCGAACACCAGCGGAGGAGCGTAGCGACGAACAAACGAAACAACTGCGTGAACATTACCTGGCCACGCACCCGGCTCATATCGAACAGTCGGCGAAAGTCGACCGAGCCACAGCCGCTCGTGATGCGTTTGCCAAAACGATTACGACGACGCCGATCAGCAAATCGGTAACGCCTCGGCCGATCAAAATTCTGCACCGCGGGAACTGGATGGACGAATCGGGGGAAGTGGTCGAACCGGCGATCCCCGAATTTCTAGGAGCCTTGGAAACCGAAGGCCGCGCCACGCGTCTCGACTTGGCCAATTGGATGTGCGAGCCGGAGAACGTGTCGACCGCGCGGACGATGGTGAACCGTTTGTGGTACCTGATGTTCGGCCGCGGAATCTGTACCAGCGTCGACGACTTCGGCGGCCAGGGAACGTTCCCCAGCCATCCCGAACTGTTGGACTACCTGGCGGTCGAGTTTGTCGAATCGGGCTGGGACATCAAACAGATGCTGCGGATGATCGCTCGCAGCGCGACTTACCGACAATCGTCCAAACCGTCCGCCGCGCTGCGTGCCCAAGATCCCTACAACGATCTGTTTGCTCGCCAAGGTCGGTTTCGGATCAGTGCCGAAATGGTTCGCGACACCAACCTAATGATCAGCGGGCTGTTGGTCGAAAAGGTGGGAGGCCCCAGCAGCAAACCGTATCAACCCGCGGGCTATTACGCTCAGCTGAATTTCCCGCGCCGAACGTACGTCGCCGACGATGGCCCCGATCAATATCGGCGAGGTGTCTACACGCACTGGCAGCGAACGTTCCTGCATCCGATGCTCAAGGCCTTCGACGCTCCCAGCCGCGAGGAATGCACGGCGATCCGCTCGCGTTCCAACACGCCGTTGCAAGCGTTAACGCTGTTGAACGACCCCAGTTTTGTCGAAGCCGCCCGCGCCTTCGCCGCACGGATCATGCAGGAAGCTGACGGATCGGTCGGCGATCGCATCGATTGGGCCTACCGCCAAACGGTGCTCCGCGACGCCGATCCCTTCGTCGTACAAGAGCTTGAAAAGTTGTACGCCAGCCACCACAAGCACTTTGTCGCCCACGCCGACCTGGCCCAACAGATGGTCGCTCACGGAGCTGCTGCCACGCCGGAAGAGCTCGACACGGCGGAACTCGCGGCCTGGATCAGCGTCGCCCGCGTCCTGTTAAACCTCAACGAAACAATCACTCGGTATTAG
- a CDS encoding DUF1501 domain-containing protein, which produces MNHPFRSHDNMLARRTFLRRVGLGSVALSSLLDSEAGAATLADVPHHRPRIKRVIHLCMAGGPSHLETFDNKPELARLDGQPMPESLTAGQPIAQLQNRALKVMGPQHPFVRQGKSGLEMSSVFKHMGQLADEMCVIKSMHTEQINHDPAHTFFNTGTAISGRPSMGSWVLYGLGAETQNLPGYIVLTSEGGGQSQPISSRQWHSGFLPSQHQGVQLHATGNPVHYVGNPAGVGPSQQKEIVDAIARIDSHRNEVLDDPEIATRIKTYEMAFRMQASVPELTDMSDESQKTIEMYGCTPGDGSFGSNCLLARRLAERGVRFIQLYHRGWDHHGGVKAGVAKTASLVDQGTTALVQDLKQRGMLDETLIVWGGEFGRTPMAQGSGRDHHIKGFSIWLAGGGVRGGTTYGATDDFGYNAVENKVHVRDFHATMLHMLGIDHHRFTYKFQGLDFKLTGVEEAHVVKDILS; this is translated from the coding sequence ATGAACCATCCCTTCCGTTCCCACGACAACATGCTGGCTCGCCGAACGTTTTTGCGCCGCGTCGGTCTCGGCTCGGTAGCGCTTTCATCGTTGCTCGATAGCGAAGCCGGCGCGGCGACGCTGGCAGACGTGCCTCATCATCGGCCACGGATCAAACGGGTGATCCATCTATGCATGGCGGGTGGACCGAGCCATCTGGAAACGTTTGACAACAAGCCGGAACTTGCGCGACTGGACGGCCAACCGATGCCGGAGTCGTTGACCGCGGGCCAACCGATCGCTCAGCTGCAAAACCGGGCGCTCAAGGTGATGGGGCCCCAACATCCGTTTGTCCGGCAGGGGAAATCGGGACTGGAGATGTCGTCGGTTTTCAAGCACATGGGGCAACTGGCCGACGAGATGTGCGTGATCAAATCGATGCATACCGAACAGATCAACCACGACCCAGCGCACACGTTCTTCAACACCGGCACGGCGATCAGCGGGCGGCCGTCGATGGGATCGTGGGTGCTGTATGGTCTTGGAGCGGAAACGCAGAACCTGCCCGGCTACATCGTGTTGACTAGCGAAGGAGGAGGTCAATCGCAACCGATCAGTTCCCGGCAGTGGCATTCCGGTTTTCTGCCGAGCCAGCACCAGGGAGTGCAGTTGCACGCGACGGGGAATCCGGTGCATTACGTTGGCAACCCGGCAGGGGTTGGGCCGAGCCAACAGAAAGAGATCGTCGACGCGATCGCGCGGATCGATTCACATCGCAACGAGGTCTTGGACGATCCCGAGATCGCAACGCGGATTAAGACCTACGAGATGGCGTTCCGGATGCAAGCATCGGTCCCCGAATTGACCGACATGTCGGACGAATCGCAGAAGACGATCGAGATGTACGGCTGCACGCCCGGCGATGGATCGTTTGGCAGCAATTGTTTGTTGGCTCGCCGCTTGGCCGAACGCGGCGTCCGCTTTATCCAATTGTACCATCGCGGCTGGGACCATCACGGTGGTGTGAAAGCGGGAGTCGCCAAGACGGCATCGCTCGTCGACCAAGGGACGACGGCGCTGGTGCAAGACCTGAAGCAGCGAGGGATGTTGGACGAGACGCTGATCGTTTGGGGAGGCGAATTCGGCCGAACACCGATGGCGCAGGGGAGCGGCCGCGATCATCACATCAAAGGCTTTTCGATCTGGCTGGCCGGCGGCGGTGTCCGCGGCGGAACGACTTACGGTGCGACCGACGATTTCGGATACAACGCAGTAGAGAACAAAGTCCACGTCCGCGACTTCCACGCCACGATGCTTCACATGTTAGGAATCGATCACCACCGCTTCACCTATAAATTCCAAGGCCTCGACTTCAAACTGACAGGCGTCGAAGAAGCCCATGTGGTGAAAGACATTTTGAGTTAA